The Pungitius pungitius chromosome 10, fPunPun2.1, whole genome shotgun sequence DNA window AACAGTACAGCCTAAAAACCTCCTATTTGACAACCTTGTGAATTTTTGGTGGATTGCTGATGAATTAATTACCAAAATAGCTCATTTTTACCATTTATATTTGCATTGACATGGTATAATAAaagaataattaattaaaataattagtaTTTACTTAAAGCTGAAATGTATTATGCCAGAGGAAACATTGTAGCATTGCTTTTCTCTGAATCATTGTGGGGCAAAACATGCAGTGGTTGAGATGGATCAGTCTGTGCTGAAGTAGAAGATTGATCAAAATACTAATGTTGCCATCAAAGGAGTTTCCCTGCATAGGTTAGGGTTAAATATGGATTGATTAGATAAAGGTTGATTGATAACCAGGATCACCATGATGAACACAACTAATGAAATGGCTAAAACAATTAGGCTGAAATAGTCCTCTTTAAGGCTACTTACATGCAACGGATTCCATTTTCCCACCTTGAAGGAGGGAGGTGACATAGAgaacagaaaaggaaaggtcAAAAGTGGGTATTGACGAcactccacagtgtgtgtgtatgtatatatatatatatatatatatatatatatatatatatatatatatatatatatatatatatatatatatatatatatatatttattatgctTAGAGTGGTGACTCACCTTCCCTTTGGAGATGGCTCGGCACGCCGTCTTCACTATGAGGTAGGACCAGAAGGAgtgaagaagctgcagcaggatCAGAAGAAGGTTGAAGACCCACCAGGACGGGTAGGGCCCCACGATTTCCCAACTCTCGAAGAAGGTGGTATTTAATATCCTTCCATGAAAGAGGGAGCAGTAGATGAGTAACGTCTCATGTTttattagaaaaaacaaaaaacaacacaatgggTAAAAGGACTCTCTCATTTGTGGCGGGGTTCTTTTATGTCCCGAGTAACCGACCAAGCcagtaaaaagacaaaagaggcgGACTGTgctccacctcttcttctttcacAGGACGTTTTCCCTTTAATGATGTACTGTATTTCTGgcacaaacaaatgtgtgttaaGATAAACcttaatgcaattaaaatgccatacaattaaaataaatgacaggAGGAAAAGCAAACTGCTTCACATATAGCAGAGAACATTCCTGCAAATGGCTGTCTGTGAATCATCTTCCAGATCCTGAAGCCATGGCAACAGCTTTACTGTAATGACAACTTTACTACTGATGTGGTGGGATTTGACTGAAATGTGACGCAACATCATTATATTACAGTGAAAGCAAGACCGAGAGTTGTGAAAGCGGTCAAACAAAAGCTGCACAGACCGGCATTCACAAATGCTTTCTTCATGATAGAAGACAACAAATCTACATTTAGATCTCGGGAATAGATTTTCTTTGCTGACCAAATATCGACGAGCACCCAACTGCAGCGGCTCGACTCAGACTACATCCCGCCTCCCTTCGGCTTGCGAGAGGTGTGATAATCGTGCTGCTGCTCGGTGAGAGACGGCCGCACGCGCTGGCAACGactaaaatgtatttgcagTAACTTCAGGAAAATTCTTCAGGAAGGGTCCGTCTTCTTGTTTAAAACTGTGTTGATCAGGAGCAATAAAGAAACTCCTCAAAATGAAGATTGTTATGggtaaaaaaatttttttaaagccttttgaatttttttacAGATCAAACGCTGTGTTTGCAATGACAAAGCAAGAACCACGACATACTCCTTttcatttgttgatttgtttagCTTTGAAAGGTTAAAGCTGCTGTATCCAGGGTAACTATTACTTAGCAACGGTATTCCCAGAAATGTGTCTGAACTACAAATCGTTGTGATGAAAGTGACGAAAATAGATTTGAAATGTTCATGGCATTTGCTCGCTTTTTCCGTCGTGATCTGTTGAAATGTGCAGAGCATCTGAGGCCTCTGCTGCTTTGAGGTTTTTAAGTCCTTGGCTGTCTACTTTTTTATAAATGCAAACACTGCTCCAGGTCAGTCAGCCTTTAGAGGGATGCCAATTATGGTTTACAAGAGAGAGAATAGCACTTACCAGACAGGATAAACTCCCAGCCTGGAACTTACGAAGAGAATTGCAAACATCGCAAACAGGAGGTTGCACAATTTTTGACATTTGGCATAGTTGGCCATCTTGGCAGCCTTGATGGGAAAAGAGATGCAATCATTAGTCTGCAGCTACTTGAAATATCTGTTGATGAATTTATAAatacacatctctctctctctctatatatatatatatatatgattggTATCGTAGGAACACTGCATGTTGAACATACTATCTGAAACTTTTTGTACTACAAGCAAAAGACTGCCTTCCCTTTTCATTATTTCCTTCTGCAGCCTCCGATATTCTCACCCATCCTCACCTCTATGAGCACGTCGGCTGCGTCGTGGAGACACATGACCAGAGTTCCCACTCGTGCCATGTTGTTCACATAGGAAAAGGTGATGAGAGAGATCGTTGCAACATGGTGCAGGAACATGATCAGGAAGTCCTGGGGACACAGTTGCCGAGGAAAAGTCACACATTTTAGGCAAAATACTGCCTCACGGCTGTATACTTTGCAGCAATGCATAACATTGTGTAATAAGTcttgtattaaataaaatactaaatattTGGAACCCAATGGTGGCTAATTTCAAAACTGCCATTAttaattaaattgaaataaTCAGTGCTCAAGTTGGCTGCAGATGAGATGAATGCGTTTGTCATTCTGCAAAGCGATTGCAAAGATTTAAAAACGTAAAGTCATGACAAGTCAATCATCACATACTCAAGCAAACGTAGCAAGTACACCTTCAGAGTGGGAGCATTAATGCAACTGTGTAGTTGAAATACATCTACTGAATTATAGTAGTTTGGGTTTAAATTGTGTCACGATGCATTACATCTCGTTTTCAAAATATGCTTAAAAGCAGTAGTTAGGGAGATTTAAACTTCTTTGCTTAATATACTCTATTTGATGCATTGAAAAACTTACATAGGTCAAAGAAAACTAAGAATTACTTCATCAATCCTCAAATGCAATTATTCACCGGTCCCAGGCTCATGCAGTTGGAGGGATGAAGCTGGGAAAGGGAGCTAAATATTTTAATGGAACTGTTGAGTAGTTTAATCTATGAGAATACCTTGTATTAAAAGGGTTAGGCTCATCATATGTTTCGTATCTgaagtaaataataaaagttattattaatttattgtaTTTGATTGAAAAGTCAATTTTCCCCTCTGAACTGTAGGGGGGAATAGAAGTGTCAAGTGGCATGAAACACTCAAGGGAAGTACTGCCCTTGGCAGCAAATGTAACATTCCACCATGTCTAAAAAAGAGGATGTCTCAGTGAAATTCAAAACCAGGAAGGAGGAAAGATCATCTCCGGTCAACATGGTCTAAAacaattactttactgtaacaaaTTATTGTTTAAAATACTTGAGAGTCTGGATTGGTCTTTGAGGGCTCATTGGGTTTGGGACAGAAATGCATGAACATCGGGGGTGACGGAAAGTGCAGTCAAGTGGCACAGGGACACATTTCTCAGGCCAATCCGAGGCAATGACTCAGCTCAAAGCGACCGGTACCAAGGGAGACGGCGTGAcaatgaagatgaggaggaagagcaacaATGTAAGATACAGAATGAAAGCAAGGCAAGAGTGTGCAGGGAGAACATACTGGAATTGGCAGGGGATGCAGAGGACCTCCTCAGTGCAGTACTGTGCATGAAAAAACtgaaaggagaaacaaaaacagacaacatGCCCACAGTCAACAACGAGATGACAGAGTGAAGGCGTACACAGCATGGAATCATGGGAGCTGCTGGGAGTGCAGTGTTTTTGAGGGGAAGCCTGAGCTGGAAGTGAGATTATGGCTGGAAAGCATGCAAACGACACCTAATGAACCAAATGAGCGCCCATGTTCATGACCAAAAGACGAAGATGAAAGTGGGTTGAAGAATGCATGTACACAACATAAACATTTGTTGGACCTTCTAAACTGTATTTATACTACAAAGTGTACTTAGTATTTATCTCTGGTTTGAAAGTATGAACTCAAAGTGAATGTCCCCTGCAGCAGCTTGGTGGAAGTACATTTGAATGGTCACTACATGGAAGACAGCAGTGCTATCGATGTCTCCAGTAAAAGATGGGGGAAGCTTGACAGACTATAGTTTGTATTTAAGTTTGACTGAATATAATTGCAATTCTTAATCCTTTCTATCCTTGTTTGTATTTCACACACCAGTGAGAAAAGACCGAGGCAGAAAGCAATTGATCACAAGCAAATAGACTAAACATCGCAGAGTAATGCCAGTAAAAGAATAACTGCATTGTGACCCAGATACAATGTATTTTCTGTGACAGAACTTACAATTCATAGAACAGAAAGTTCAGTTTTCTACACAAAAAAGTGATAATTGTTTCCATAGAGagaatttattaaaaaaagattcaatgGCCAATGTTATACGATacgttgtgtgtgtcttttagtcaCGCTTACCTTCCTCCTGATGTCTGTGAATTGAGAAAAGAGTAATGACAGGTAGAAAGACAGCTCCAGTATATAGTAATAATGGATGTCCACAGTCAGcggctgcacaaacacaaaaagcaaaatGGTTCAAGTAAGGATTTCAGAAGTGAGGTTGTTCTGGTTATTAAGGTCAGCTTGTTGCATTGCGATTCCTTTACCTGGTATGGGTAGTTGTACCAGCAGTCTTTAGTTTTCCAAAGCCATGTAGTCTGCAGACATGGACATTATTAAGTACAAaatgtatactttttttttttcaaacagagAAAGGATATATAAAAGAAACGACTACCATACTTTACTTTCAACACGCAGCGTCTCTAAAAGGCACTGAAGATGCATCCTTAATGTTTGTAAAACATTGTCAGCTGTACAGACTATAGTCAACATAACGGTCATTATCTGGCTAGCAGGCAATTCAAGTAACGTTAAacattgaaattgaaaaaagaccttcatttctgtgtgaaatgaattaaatattttatggCAACATTGCTAATATGTCCTTTTTCAACTACTCCCCCCTTTTCTTTATAATCTCCATAATTAATGAGCAGTGTTTGTGCTTAGCTTTATTACAAATAGTCATCTTCTCTACATGCTGTCCTtagagggtggagggggagctGGAGGCGACGCCAGCGAGCATCAGTCACCATTCATACACCTACGGGAGGCACCAATTAACCCTCCTGCATGTCTTTGgcgtgtgggaggaagccggagtacccgaaAAGAACCCACACAGCTTCTTTGTAAAGGCTGTCGGCCATCGTGCTGCCCTTTTAAtacaaaaagcctttttttaaattagtccCTTGCCTCAGAACATCAATTTTAACTTGGCGGCCTTGTGACCAGGAACTAACTATGTCAAGCACCACAACATTTTCATGCTTGCCGCGTAGGAAATGAGTCCCAACCTCAGTGACTCGCACTCACTTTTAACAGTGGCTGGAGCAAGCTGCTGCTCATTTTGTGGccaagggaagaaaaaaaaaaaaacgtaccttTTTAAGGAAACGCACTCCATAGGTAAATATGTATAGATAGAACGTAAATCTCCAcctgaaagacacaaagaaagaaatgattatAAAGCTCAAAATGCTCAATATTACACAACTAACCAgtagtggtttttttttttttttttaatggcaataGGCTCAATGGGAAAGAATCCTGCCATGAAGTGGTCTCACTAGACCTCAGCTGAGCAGTAGCTTTACGATTATCTTTATTACGCGGTCTTCTTTCTACGGTGTAAATATGAACAACACCAGGGGAGGTGTTCACGAAAACGACTTGTTCCATGTGCCACATGGCGTTTTTTTCAAGCGCTGTGAGCCTCTCTTACTCCCCTGCATTCGCAGTCAGGGGGTGAGTCACTTGAAATGGGACATCACGGACTTCAGTCGTGACACCCAGAGGCCCAGCCCATCTTGACGCGgtctttgtttttataaaagaaACCTGCACATGATTTACAGTTGCTATAACAACACATCGGTAGGGAAAGTGAGGTGTGAACTGAAAAGGCGAAGAACAAACGGCCTCAAACGACAGCTCGCTGATCGAAGCATTGCTGAGCAGGAAGAGGTGCACACAAACCCAAACTTAAAGCTGGGGAAAAAGGATGCTTTCTTAGTGTGGAAGTTAAATCAGAAAAAACTATACATGTGCTGTATAAATCTGTAAGTGATTAGATTAAAACAAGTCCTCCCCCACCCATTCATCTTCTGAATTCAGTGGAGTGACTTGACTTCATGAAGTAAAACACGGAGAAGAAGCACAAAAATCGGGCGCGACTTCTGTCACATGGAAGGAAACATCAGCCGATGACTCCTCTCACGGCTGCGAGGGAAGCTGTGTGACCTCGTGTCGCACAAGGTTTTGCATACTTCAGGGGTTCTGTCGTGCCGTTGTTTTATCTGACCTCATATTAAGCAAATTCTTGACGTCCACAGCCTCCAGACACAACATGGCATGAACACTCCAAGCGAAAACGGCACGATCCGGCTTCTGAGCGCAGGCACATCCGTCAGAGGGTTTGTTTGATGTTCAGTGCAGCGGAATCAAAATCAAGCATTTCCACGCGAGGCCCATCAAAGCCTGATTTTTGTACTTGATCATCAGAATGGTAAGAAACACATGAATTGGAAAAGTCTACCtggcgctcacacacacaaacacacacacacactcactcaagACTGTTGCATGGCAACTGGTTCAACAAGCCTGGGATCTTGCTCAAGTCCGGTTAAATCGCTGCTATATTTGTACAATCAAAATGCTCTCTACTGCCTCCAGAAAAAAGATTTAATTTTCTCCAAGGCCAGGCTTCAATGTCTTTTTCTGGCATTGTTAATTaagtttctttttcaaatacaGTGCGGATATATATTGGTTGTAGGCACATCTAAATATTCTGCATTTAGTCTGAtcagaaaatatataaaatgagcCCGGGTTTATTTTGTGagaactaaaataataaaaagtaggTCACGCTGACTCCTTTGATTCCATATCACCTTCAGGAGGGTGGGTCCAAGCACCAGCCGGATGCAACGGTTTGTATTTGGATGGTTCAACAAAGCAATTAGTCATGACGCACAAGCTTTGATCAAAATTCTAGTAAAAGCGGTTCCCTCTTTGCTGTTAAATGAGCAGTAACACCTCCTTTACTCCTCGTGCAGTAATAGATGTCCCTTCCACCTTGTGTGTATTTGCCTAATTTTGTTTGATTACAAGGAGTGATAATAAATTGCGCAAATTAAAAAGTGTGTAGGCGGTTATTTTAATGCGGTACGAGCAGTCTGCATCTAATTTGAGGGAAAAACATGGGTGTGGCTTTTCCTCTCACAAGAGCACACGTTAATGGCCAAAACTAATTACTTGTCGTCTTGGTGTCCACTGAGCAGCTTCTGGGAAAGGTGTGTTGGCTCAAAGTAATGAAAATCCTAAACCAACTTACTGATGATGGGAAGAGCAGCGATGGGGTTATTAATATCTCAGCTGACACCAACGGCATGTTTCGGTTTTTGCGAATGAATGGCTTTCATTTTGTGGTGTGGGTGACGATGATAACAAGAGGAACGGCAACTCAGGAGATTGCAGTCATTTTGTGTTCTacatttgaacaacaaaaaaaggaatatagCTTAACATTTTGGGAAAGTTCGAGGTGAAGATCGACCCTTCTCTCGTCCGTGCATCAGATACAAAGCTACAGCCAGCATTCAGAATTCAAAACGAGAGAGTGGCTCTGTGCTGGCTTATTTCTTGGGCAGGTGTAGTGACTTTTTGAAATCTTAGCCTATTGTGTGTGCCTGAGCTTTTAGCGACGACAGCACTGCAGGAAGAGAGACGGTCCAGGTAACAGCGAGATATGCTTTGTAAATGATGGCGATGTCGTTGAATGTGATCTCTTAGCTCGGCCGGAGTCAGGCTCACAGTTTACCCCCGTTTTTGGTCACGGTGCTAATGATGGTGTATTTGGTGTAGACGTGAAGTTTGCTATTAATAGTCTCAACCCACTCTTAGCAAACAGGGAATATCCGTAAAAGTATTtcttacacacactcactctcactcactcgggaattattatcatcatttcaTTCGATCAAACATCTAATATTAActaaaaagaaatgctttctttttcttctgatcATTTCTTGGTTCTCAGTgaaaggatgaagaggagata harbors:
- the cers6 gene encoding ceramide synthase 6, whose product is MAGILAWFWNERFWLPHNVTWADLKNTDEATFPQAEDLYLACPLAFCIFMIRLVFERFIARPCAMGLKIQTNGPQKAQPHAILEKVFTAITKHPDEKRLEGLSKQLDWDVRTIQRWFRQRRNQEKPSTLARFCESMWRFTFYLYIFTYGVRFLKKTTWLWKTKDCWYNYPYQPLTVDIHYYYILELSFYLSLLFSQFTDIRRKDFLIMFLHHVATISLITFSYVNNMARVGTLVMCLHDAADVLIEAAKMANYAKCQKLCNLLFAMFAILFVSSRLGVYPVWILNTTFFESWEIVGPYPSWWVFNLLLILLQLLHSFWSYLIVKTACRAISKGKVGKWNPLHVSKDDRSDIESGSDEDDSPPTNHKHHSSSSSTTNGTNKSHGTNGYLTGAPYPDEH